A genomic region of Gemmatimonadales bacterium contains the following coding sequences:
- a CDS encoding GWxTD domain-containing protein — protein sequence MGMATALLGLVSGAPWRPQGQVPAISVAAARFYRPGDGSTVVEVLAEVRLLAVTSAVAHEGAARYRVEIAVRDSAGTALTSGGLDREVPAALARVPGATATESFRFAAAPGTYTVQLRAVPEGGQASAIEQQLVVRAFSARPPLSDLVLATEVRPADTGAVAPGVIRRAGLAMRSAPIPRLVLDSARIAYYLEVYPWPGAASDAELVAEVVGAGGRRMVRTPPRQVRFESAGGVARGSLDLTGLPEGRYALRLVLRLGDSTLTAEAPFEVIPQSAPAEVRAAAPEDEFEAMSEAALDSLYGPTEYLLEDAERGVFMSLSLTGKRRFMREAWRRRDPTPGMPDNAALTEFLRTVAYVNAAFGESGPAAVAGWRTDRGRVYLRNGRPDDLLRRPSASPRPYEVWKYMRGRMRYYIFYDRSGLSNYELIGSNDVREPSTNWEIRLGRQNALDVMDFIR from the coding sequence GAGGCCGCAGGGCCAGGTGCCCGCGATCAGCGTCGCGGCCGCCCGGTTCTACCGGCCGGGCGACGGCAGCACGGTCGTCGAGGTGCTCGCGGAAGTCCGCTTGCTCGCCGTGACGTCGGCCGTCGCGCACGAAGGCGCCGCGCGGTACCGGGTCGAAATCGCGGTCCGCGATAGCGCGGGAACGGCGCTGACTAGCGGAGGCCTGGACCGCGAAGTCCCCGCTGCGCTGGCCCGGGTTCCTGGGGCGACGGCGACCGAGAGTTTCCGGTTCGCGGCGGCGCCCGGGACATACACGGTGCAGCTGCGCGCCGTGCCCGAAGGCGGGCAGGCCTCCGCCATCGAGCAGCAGTTGGTCGTGCGGGCCTTCAGCGCGCGGCCGCCGCTCTCGGACCTGGTGCTGGCGACGGAGGTGCGGCCGGCGGACACCGGGGCCGTGGCGCCCGGAGTGATTCGACGTGCGGGCCTGGCGATGCGCAGCGCGCCGATCCCGCGGCTGGTTCTGGACAGTGCCCGCATCGCGTACTACCTGGAGGTGTACCCTTGGCCGGGTGCCGCCAGCGATGCGGAGTTGGTCGCCGAGGTCGTCGGAGCGGGTGGGCGGCGCATGGTACGGACGCCGCCGCGGCAGGTGCGCTTCGAGTCCGCCGGTGGCGTGGCGCGCGGCTCGCTCGACCTGACCGGCCTGCCGGAAGGGCGCTACGCGTTGCGGCTGGTGCTTCGCCTGGGCGACAGCACGCTGACGGCTGAAGCGCCGTTCGAGGTGATTCCGCAGAGCGCGCCCGCCGAGGTGAGGGCGGCCGCTCCCGAAGACGAGTTCGAGGCGATGTCGGAGGCGGCCCTCGATTCGCTGTACGGGCCGACCGAGTATCTGCTGGAGGACGCCGAGCGCGGCGTGTTCATGTCGCTCAGCCTGACCGGCAAGCGACGCTTCATGCGGGAGGCATGGCGGCGCCGGGATCCGACACCCGGCATGCCCGACAACGCGGCGCTGACCGAGTTCCTGCGGACCGTCGCCTATGTGAACGCCGCGTTCGGGGAAAGCGGGCCGGCCGCCGTGGCGGGATGGCGGACCGACCGCGGCAGGGTGTACCTGCGCAACGGGCGCCCCGATGACCTGTTGCGGCGTCCGTCCGCGTCGCCGCGGCCGTACGAGGTGTGGAAGTACATGAGAGGGCGGATGCGGTACTATATCTTCTACGACCGCTCCGGCCTGAGCAACTACGAGCTGATCGGCAGCAACGACGTCCGCGAGCCCAGCACGAACTGGGAAATCCGCCTCGGGCGGCAGAATGCGCTTGATGTGATGGACTTCATTCGCTAG